The following proteins are encoded in a genomic region of Drosophila willistoni isolate 14030-0811.24 chromosome 3R, UCI_dwil_1.1, whole genome shotgun sequence:
- the LOC26529479 gene encoding uncharacterized protein LOC26529479 — translation MASYCALALAGLLHFVIGVTIFITPGTKSCSPAPVLASWISIGGILMIIGNLNLNYPWYTRLPHGLQVIVEVGILLGLLEFYSLVIWCKLERLLYLILRHILLTLGMSESAYLTYEYGMLAVATTLMALALCFVVKLATSTSFFVESERDPMIYLNMELYEEVVSRKKQRMRRVLLH, via the coding sequence ATGGCTTCTTATTGTGCACTCGCCTTGGCTGGTTTACTGCATTTCGTAATTGGTGTAACCATCTTCATAACGCCCGGAACCAAGAGCTGTTCACCGGCTCCAGTGTTGGCCAGTTGGATATCCATTGGAGGCATACTAATGATTATTGGCAATCTTAATTTGAACTATCCTTGGTACACACGTTTACCGCATGGCCTGCAAGTTATAGTCGAGGTTGGCATTTTGTTGGGCCTGCTCGAGTTCTATTCTCTGGTGATATGGTGTAAGCTGGAGCGTTTGTTATACCTAATTCTAAGGCACATTCTGCTGACCCTGGGCATGTCAGAGAGTGCCTATTTGACCTACGAATATGGAATGCTAGCCGTGGCCACAACTCTCATGGCCTTGGCCCTGTGCTTTGTGGTTAAATTGGCCACTTCAACAAGTTTTTTCGTTGAGAGCGAAAGGGATCCCATGATTTATTTGAATATGGAATTGTATGAGGAGGTTGTTAGTCGCAAAAAGCAACGAATGAGAAGAGTTCTTCTACACTGA